AGAACGAGGTCAAGCGGTACTACACGTACCGCAACCGCGGATACCTGTTGTCCCAGCCGGGAATGCGCAAGATCGGTGCGCTGGAGATCGTCCGGTTCGGACTGTACTTCGTCGGCGTGAAGCGTGATCCGAAGGCGTTCCTGCAGTGGCTGAAGCTGGTGCGGCAGGGCCGGGCGGAGAAGTTCTACCGCTACTGAAACTGCCCTTCCAGCGGCACCGGCACGGACTCCGTCCGGACGTCGGTGAGCTCGGCGACGGGCACGCTGCGGCGCCACACGCGGTAGTCCACTTCGGACAGTCCGAGGTCGCGCGCGGTGAGGTAGTCCTCGTCGACCAGGTGCAGGTCGGCGGTGTCCCGCGTCCGGCCCAGGAGTTCGAAGGTGCCGCCGCGCCACCGGCACAGCGTCCGCACGAAGGTGAGCTCGTCCAGCTCGACCTGGTCGACGGCCTTCATCCGGAAGCCATAGGTCTCCCCGAAGTCGGCCGGCGCGGCGGCGCCGGGCAGCGGGTGCAGGACGACCCGGGCGGGGCCGGCGAACTCGGCGTCGAAGTCACCGCCGCGGTACCGGGCGGTGTAGCCGCGCCGCACGAGCGGCGGCAGCGGCACGGGCGGCGGGAAGAACGCGGCCTCGCCGAAGGCGTCCTTCTGCTCGGGGATCCAGCCGACCTTCCGGCTGTGGTACTGCCCGAGCCGTTCTTCGGTGTCGTCGGCGCGGCGCACGAGGAGTTCGGCGCCGACGGGGAGTTCGATCAGCCGCAGCACGTATTCGGGCAGCGGGTGGTCGACGCCGGGGAAGTACCCGGTCCCGAGGTACGGGGGCGGGTAGACGCGCGCGACGCCCAGCTCGGCGGAGATCTCCCGGTCCGAGGAGCCGTAGGAGGTGCGGAACGGGAACGTGTGGCCGGCGGTGAAGCGAAGCAGGTACAGCTCCTCGAGCGGGCCCCAGCCGGGGATCTTGGCGAGGCCGTAGTTCCGGACCATGGCGGCGGTGTCGAGTTCGGCGACGTCCTCGGCGCGGCCGGCGAACCCTTGGATCCGGTGCGGTTCGAAGCGGCCGGGGACGAGGACGTTGCCCAGGTAGAGGCCGGCCAGGCCGGGCTTGACCGGCAGCTGGACGACCGTGCTGCCGAGGAGACCGGCGGGAGCGTCAGCGGTCATCGGTTTCCTTCGGTCTCGAGCTGATCGGTGCGCTCTTCACGCAGGTTGGTGACCATGTCCTTCGGCACCGTGGCCTCGAAGGTGAACTGGTCCGTCCGCTGGAACTGCACCTCGGGGTGCTCCTCCGGCTTGGCCCAGGTCTCGGCGAGCCAGTGCCCGTCGCCCCGCCCGATCACCCCGATGAAGTACGTGCCGCCGCCCTCGCTGTAGATCTCGAACTCGTGCTCGAGAAAGGTGCCGTAGGTGCGGACGGTGTACCACTCGTCGAGATCGGCGGTCGGCACCAGCCGCCAGGGCGTTCCGTCCCGGTAGAGCTGCACGTCCGCCGGTACCCGGCCGGCCGCGGAGTAGACCTCGCCCTGGAACACCGCGTACTCGACGGGGGAAATCCTACGGTGTTGCGGCACTGGAGCCTCCTCGGCCACGTACGTCGAACCAACCCCGGTCCGGGAGGTACACCCCGGCCAAGGACTCCGTCCCGTCCGCGTGGACGAGGTACATCTCGGCCCGGCCACGGTAGTCCGCTCGTGTCTGGATCCACTCCGGCACCCCGCCGCCGGTGTAACCCGTTCCGAGGAACGGCGGGTCCCACGGGCGCGGCGCCGGCTGGCCGGACAGCACCTGCATCTCGTGCGCGGTCCGGGCGTCCGTGCCGCCGAAGCTGATCTCCATCGACTTCGAGTCGCCGGGGTACCTGAGCTGATAGGCGTGCGGCGCACCGTCTTCGATCGGTGTCCACCCGGCGCCCTTGTCGTCCAACGCGAGCTTGTCGCGGAATTCGCCCGGGGTTCCGTACTGGGCGGTGTCGCTGCCGCGCGCCACGGATCCGCCGACCTGCCCCGGGTCGAATTTCTTGGTGTCGCCGCTGCTCAGCTCCACGTAGCTGGTCTTGTTCTGCAGCGTCGCTTCGCCCATTTCCGGCTTGACCACCTTCGTCATGATCTCGCCGGGGTTGGCCTTCAGCTCGTTGCGGACCGCCACGATCTCCGCGCGCTGGGCCGGGGTCAGATCGGCCGTCGGCTGGAGGGTCATCGCCAGGTGCTGGTCCGGGTCGTAGCCCAGGCGGCTCGCCGCGTCGCGGATCTGGTTGTCCGTCGATGTCGGGCGCGTCTGCATCGACTCGCGCGTGTACTGGCCTCGCAGCTCGTCGTCCGACGCGTGGTGGCCCTGGTTGTTGTGCATTCCGCCGCCGTCGTCCGGCGGGCGGGGTGGGGGGTTCGAGCCGGGCGGGGGCGGGTTGCCGCCGCCATCGGCTGTCTTTGCCGGCGGTGCGTCGACCGGCTTGCCCGCCGCCGCGATCGTGGCCGCGCTGTTCGCTTCCGTGGTCTGGTAGTGCTCGCGGACCGCCTTCGTGCGCGCTCCCGCGTCCTCGACCGCCTTGCCCGCGCGGGCGACGTGCTCCTTGGCCGCCGACACCGTGCCGTTGAGCGTGCCGGTCATGCCCGACCCGATCACGCCCATCGACTTCGCGCCGAAGTTCGCCCCCGCCACGGTCTGGCCGACCGCGTGGACCTTGTCCTTCGTCCGGCCGAGGTGACCCTCCATGGTGCCGAGCGAGTCCGTGTGGACCCCGTACCCGCCGCTGTGGCCGCCGGCCGGGGCGTGCGGCTCGTGCGCCGGGCGGGGCTCGGCGGGGTGCGGGCTCGGCGTCTCGTGGTGGGTCGGCGACGTGTCGACGTGGTGGGGCGTGCTCGTGTGGTGCGGCGTGCTCGTGTGGTGCGTCACCATGTCACGCCTCCGCCGGCTGCTGCGTGCCGTACGGCTTCGCGGCCTGGTAGGCGCCCATCGCGAGACCGCCGACCGTGGAGAACCGGTCGAGGCCCTTGGTCAGCTTCTCCATCGCTTCCAGCAGCTTGGCCAGGCGGCCGCCCTGCCGCGCGAAGCCTTCGAGGAGCTTGCTGATCTTGCCCGCGATCTTCGACGCGGTCGCCGCGGCGCGCGCCGACGCGACCCCGCAGAACGCCGCGATCGACCCGCCGAAGGTGCACACGGCCGAGGCCGCCGCGATCAGCGCGTCGCGGATCAGCTCGGCGATCACCGACGAAATCAGGCCGAAGACGATGCCGCGCAGCGTGCAGACGAGCATGCCGGAGATGCCCGCGACGGCCGCCGTCCCGTCGAGGGTCTTGCCCAGGGACTCCAGCTCTTCGGCCATCTTCGAGAGGCTGTCGCGGTAGGCGTCGGCGGCCTGGCCGGTCCATTCGGCGACGCTGCGCAGGTCGTCGCGGTGCTCCTGGGCGAGGGTGTGCATCTCGGCCGCGGCGGACTTGAGCTGGTCGACGTTGGCGTTGATCTCGTCGGGGTTGCCGAGCAGCGCGTCGAGCGGCTCGCGCAGGAAGCTGATGTGTTCGAGCAGCCAGCCGACCCCGGCGTTGAGGACGGCGCCGAGCGGGTCGATCGCGGCGCCGACCGTGTCGACGACCGCGCCGGCCGCGCTGACCGCGACCCCGAGGACGTGTTCGCCCTCGGATTCGGAGTCGGCCTTGATGGAGTCGACGAGCCCGGAGTAGGTGTCGACGATGCCGGCACCCGAAGTCGCGGTGGTCATGGTTTCGGTCCCCTCAGTCCCGGCGCATGAACGTGTTGTCCCCGAAGTCGTCATCGTCGTCGCGCACCGGTCGCGGCGGACGGCGGACCGGCGGCGGTGGCGGCGGTGGCGGCGGGGTTTCCGGCTCTTCGTGCTGCCACAGCCGGCGCTCCTGGTACGCATCGGGCGCGGGTGGCTCTTCGGGCTCCTCCGGCGGCACGTAACCGGTGACCATGTGCATCGCCTCGGAGTCACCGCCGAGCGGCTCGAACGCGGCGGCGACGTTCACCGCGGCACCGCGCTGGGCCTTGCGCGCGAGCTTGAGGATCTCCTCGGCGAGCTTGGCGCCCGACTTGCCGGCCAGCGCGGCGTCGGCGAGCTGCAGGTCCGTGAGCGAGCCGTTGGGGGCTACGCCGACACGGATGGTCCCGTCGGGCGATGCCACGGTCGTCCCCGCGGCTTCGAGCCCGACGCGGAACTGTTCGGCCTTCTCACGGACGTCGGCGATCTTCGTTTCGAAGCCCGCCAGCCACTCCTCAGGTGTCATCCTCGCCTCCGCGGTGTCCGACGCGCAGCGAAGGCTACTGGTTCCCCGACCAGCGTGAACGCGAAACGGCCCCGGGGTCCCCCGGGGCCGTTCGCTTTGTCCGTTATTCGCCGATGACCGGCGGGGCGGTGCGCATGTCGGTGCCGAAGACCTCGTCGGGGTCGCCCTCGACCAGGTACGTGGGGCGCGAGTGCTCCGTGTCCTCGTCGCCCTCGCCCTTCTGGCCGCGGCCCATGCCGCCCGCGCCCATGCCGCCACGGCCGGCCGCGCCGCCCGAGCCGAGGCCGCCCATCCCGCGGCCCGCGGCCGCTTCGGCCGCGCCGATGCCACCCGGCCGGGCCGCGCCCGAGGCGGCACCCGCACCCGTCGCGTTGCCGGCGCCACCCGAGCCGCCGGGGCCGAAGCCGCCCCCGCGGCCGGCGCCGCCGCCGACCTTGGAGTTGTAGGCCTCGTCGCCACCGAAGTTCATGCCGCCCATCGGCATCGGGCTCATCGGCGGCATGCCGCCGAAGGACTGGTTCGAGTTCGACGTCGACCCACCCGGGAGCGAACCCGGCGTGAAACCGGACGGCGTGGTGGTGCCGGCCGGGATCAGGCCCGCACCGGTGGTCGAGCCGGGCCCGGCGACGTGCGGCGTGATGTTGGGGCCGGGGACGTTGCCGGTGGTGAAGTTGTTGTGGCCGCCCGGCGTGTTCACCGAGTTGGAGCCCGGCATGTTCACACTGGAGGGCGTGTTGATGCCACCCTTGTCGCCGCCGCCGTTGGGGTCGCCGGTGCCCCCGCCGGTGCTGAAGCTGGGCGGCGGCGCGAAGGCGGGCTGCTTCGACGCGGCCTCGTACAGGCTCTTGTCGTAGGTCGACATGACGCCGGCGGCCTCGTCGTGCGCCGCCTGGCTGTCCTTCTGCTTCTGCAGGGACTTGTCGACGTTGTCCGGCAGGCTGAACGGGTTCGACGTCGCCCACGACTTGAACTCGTCGCCCCAGGAGAACGGGATGGGGGCGGGCATGGAGTTCTTGGCCGTGGCCGCGGCCTGGCCCTGGTCGTAGATGGTCTCCGAGGCGAGCTTCGCGTTCTGCGAGTTCGCGTCGGACCATTTGCCGAGGCTGGTGAAGTACTGCTGCGCGTTCTCGGCGGCGCTGCCTTCCCAGGTGCCCTTCGAGGCGTTCACGGCGGTGTTCATCGACGTCGCGAACTTGTCGAAGACCTTGTGCACCTCGTGGTACGCGGTCGAGACCTCGGACACCTGGTCGACGTTCAGGTTGCTGTTCAGGTACGCCTGGAGCTGGGCGTGGTCGCTGCCCTTGTAGTCCGCGTTCGGCGCGTTCAGGCCCTGGACGTACTCGACGTCGCGCCCCTTGGTCGCGTCGGCGACGTTCTTCTGACCGAGCTCCTGAGACTGGTTCTTGGCCTTCTGCTGGGCCATCCACTGCTGGAGGGGCCCGAAGAGCCAGTTGCCCGGGTCGACTCCCTCGTCGGCCTTCTGCTGCAGGTAGGCATCGCGCTCGGCGGGCGCCATGTCCTGGACTTCTTGGGGCGTCTTGTCCGCGGTCTTCGGCGGCGGGCCTTGTCGCGTCGTCATCTGGGTTCCCCTATCCCTTCGGCAACCGCGGTTCGACAGCGGTCTTCGCAACCGCTTCAGCGAGCTGGCAGGCCTCGTCCGCCGAGTGGGCGCCGAGCACCGACACATCCACCCGCGACGAATCGCCCACCGGCAGGGCGAGCGTGCAACCGGCGACCGCGCTGCCACCCGACGCCTCTTTCGCCTTCCGGCCGTTGATGTCGCGGTCGACCACCCCACCGCCGGTGTCGTTGGTCTGATCGACCGACGCGGCGTCACGGACGTTCACACCGATCACCTTCTGGTCATCACTGGCCGAGGCGATCTTCTGCTGGTAGCTGCAGGACCGGGCGCCACCGAGCGTCTGCTTGCGCGGTTCGAGGAACTCGCCGTAGCTGCTCAGGTCACTCATCTCGAGGAGTGAGCAGGGATCCGTGATCGACTGGGTTCCGCTGCCACCCGTGGACGACGAAGAGGTCTCCGGAGAGCCGGACTCGGTGGCCGACGGCGACTGCGCGGGCGATGCCGTTCCGCCTTGGGTGCTGGTGCACCCGGCCAGCAGCGCTCCGCCGGCGAGGAGCGGAAGAACGACGCGAGTGAGAAGTTTGGTCATTACCTCAGGCCTGTTTGGTCTGGAGCGCGGAGAAAGCCTGGCTCTCGGTTTCCTTGTAAAGGCCCGCGGCCCGGGCGAGTGCTTCGTCGGCCTGCTTCGCAACCTGCCTGAGCTGCTCCAGGACCGCGGTCGCCGAACCTTCGGTTTCCGAGGCACTCTTCTGGTCGTGCTTCGCGACGGTGTGCCCGTACGGGTGGTCACCGAGTTGCGGGGCCTGATCGAGCATGGAGCTTTGGTACTGCAGAGCCCCGAGGTCGGTGACCAGCTCGGTCAGCGCGTCCCGGATGGGCTTCACGCCTTCGGGGGTGATCTTGAAACCGCCGCCCTTGGCGGCGTCGACCAGCTTCTGCGTTTCGGCGGTGACGCTCTGCACCGCGGCGCCCATACCCGCCGATGTGAGCGGGTTGACGATGTCCGACATCGACCCGCCGCCGCCGTCAGCTATCAGCATCGCTGTTCCACCCCGAATCGCTTCGCCCGTGCGTGTGCACCCGGAAGTCTACTAGCCGGGCACCCCACGCAACGGCTGTTCACCGATCTTCACCTTGGGACGTCGAAAGCCCACCGCCGGTTCCCGACCGTCAGAACTGGCCTTCGAGCTGGGCGTACAGCTGCTGAGCCAGGCGGGCGTTGTCGGCCGGAGCGTAGGTGATCCAGCGCTGGCCGTCCGCGGATGCGCGCGACGACATCAGCCAGCGGCCGGATGGTGTGTCGAACCAGGCCAGGGGCGGGAACGTGCCGCCGCGGGTCTGGGCGGTGAACTGGCCCACGCGCTTCTTCGGCTCCTGGAAGACGCGCTCGATCATCCGGAGCTGGGGGCCGCCGCCGCCGCCTGCCGAGCGCGGGCCGCTCACGCCCGCGAACGGGTCGTACGCGTCGTCGCGGCGCTGGTGGCGGGGCTGCTCCGCCGGGCGCGAGATGGTGACCGACTGGCCGGGCGCCGCCGGGGTCAGCGGGAGGAGGTCGACGATCGCCGGGACGATGCCCGTCGGGCGGACCTCCTCGAAGACGATGAGGTTCTCCTCCTGGCGGGCGAGCACCGCGAACTGGCCGTCGGACGCGACGCGGGCGAAGAGGTGGCGATCGCCCAGCTCGGCGGCCGCGTTGATCACCACGCTGCCGCGGGCGAAGGTGGCCAGCGCCAGCTCGGCGTCCGCGTCGAGGCGGCCGCGGCTCCACAGCCCGCGGCCGGACAGGTCGCGGACGACGGCGTCGCGGATCATCGCGCGCTGCTCGACGGTCGTGCCGACGTGCGGGACCTCGAACGGCGTCGGCGCGCGGCCGAGCCCCAGCTGCTCCAGCAGGATGTCCACCGCTGCCAGCGACAGCGAGAACGAGTGCGGCATCGCTTCCATCCCCCAACGGGTTCTTCCGGGCTTGGGAAAACGGTAGTCCATCCGCCCTCAGCGAACCCGCTTGCCCGGGCGAGATCGCCGCTGGTCCGATGGACGCATGGCCGACCCGAAACCCGCACTCGTGCTGCACCTCGCCACCGGCGGGGAACCGCTGCTGTTCGCACTGACGACCGAAGAGTCCGGCAAGCTGGCGGGCAGGCTCGCCCAGCTCGTGAAGGCCGGCGCGGTCGAGACGGTGACCACCAAGGACCACTCGGAGGTCGCGATCAACTTCGCCCACGTGGCCGCCGCGTACGTCGACGACCTCACCCGGAAGAGCACCGTGTTCGGCATGCACGGCTGACACACCGAAGGCCGCCCCACGACGAGCGTGAGACGGCCTTCGACGATGCCTGGGTCAGAGCTTGTACAGGCGCTTCCAGTTCTCGCGCGAGGTCAGCTCCGGCATGGCGCGCTTGTACTGCTCCTGCACCGCCGCGCCTTCCTTGCGCAGCCGCTGGACCACCTTCGCGCCGCGCTTGGCCAGGTCGAACATCTTCGCCTTGTCGTACGACCGGACGCGGACACCTTCCTGGTTCGCGTCGGTGACCACCGCGGTGTCGAACAGCGCGATGTGCCACCAGTTCGCCTCGTCGATCGGCACCGCGCCGAGCCCGAAGCGGCTGCGGCCGAGGACCCGGTCGAGCACCCGCTTGATCAGCACCAGGCGCTGCATGCTGGGCCGCGGCGCGCTGTTGATGATGCCGATGTCGTTGGAGGCGATGCCCGGGACGTCGGTGGCCTTGTGCCGCTTGGTCTCCGGGTACTGGTCGCGGATCCGGCGGATCTCCTGCATCGCCTCGACCCCGCCGTCCCGCAGGACCTGCGGGCCCTCCAGGAAGTCCTCCACCGCCTTGATCAGCGTCGCCGACAGCCCGTACTGCATCCCCAGCAGATACCGCACCAGCTGCGCCAGCAGCACCCGGGAGAGCAGGTTGAGGTTGAACGGCGAGTGCAACGCCGCGGTGATGATCGAGTTGCGCAGGTTGAAGTACCGGTGCCACTCGTCCCAGTCCTTCATGTGGAAGTCCGCGTGCCACACCCCCGCCCCCGGCAACGTCACCGTCGGGAAGCCGTGCGCGCGGGCCCGGTAGGAGTACTCCGCGTCGTCCCACTGGAAGAAGAACGGCAACGGATACCCGGTCGCCTGCACCACCTCGTACGGGATCAGGCACGACCACCAGCCGTTGTACCCGGCGTCCAGGCGCCGCTCCTGCCGGTTCGGCTTCAACGTCTCCTCATCCACCCCCAGCAGGTCCGCCGTCGACAGGGAGTGCTCGACCGGCTGGCCGGGCTCGAGGGTGTTCAGCCGGGCGTATTCGGCGCCGACGTGCAGCTGGTTGGGGTGGAACAGGTTGAGCATCTGGCCGCCGACGATGATCGGGTTGGCGGCGCGGTTGGAGAACGCCGTCATCCGGATCACCAGGTCCGGCTCCAGCAGCACGTCGTCGTCCATGAACAGCACGTTCGCGTGCTCGGTCGCGGTGTGCCCGGCCACCTCGAACAGGCCCCGGGTGAACCCGCCGGCCCCGCCGAGGTTCGGCTGCTTGATGTAGTGCAGCTTGTCCGCCAGGTCCTTGGCGACCTGCTCGAACCCGTCCCGGGACTCGACCAGGTCGCTGCCCTGGTCGGCGACGTAGATGGCGTCCAGGGTCTCCAGCGAGGAGACGTCCGCGGCCAGGGCCTGGAGGTTCTTCAGGCAGTCGTCGGCGCGGTTCATCGTGCAGATCGTCACCGCGGTCGGGCGGATCTTCTGCGGGGCCTCGACCGTCCAGCGGACCTGCTCCACCCGCAGCGTCTGCCCGCCCTCGGTTTCCAGGTCGAGCCAGAGCGCGCCGCCGTCGTAGAACTTGTCCAGCTTCGAGGTCAGCGTGATCTTGTGCTGCTTGACGTCGGCGACCTGCTCGGCGGCCACCACACGCGGCTCGCCCTCGACGTCGGAGGCACCCATCGACAGCAGCCCGGTCCCGGTCACCACGGCCTCGACCGACACCTCGGTCACCGTGGTCCACCGCTGCCAGTAGGAGGCCGGGAACCGGCCGAAGTACGTGTTGCCCGACACCTTGGAGGCGGGCTCGAGGGTGATCACCGCACGTTCCCGCACGGCCGAGCCCCACTCGAGCTCGGCGTACAGGTCCTTGCTGACGATCGGCGCCGGGCCCGCGTAGAGGCCGCGCTGCGCCGTCAGGCGACCCTGCGGAGTGTGCTCGGTGAACCGCGTCTCGGCGGCCGCGCCGGCTGGGGTGGTCGGCGCCGGGGTGGCTGTTTTACCGGGCATTGAGTTCCTCAGTTCTCCTCAGTCGACGGCTCGCGGAAGACGACCCACTTGAGCATCACGAAATTGATCACCGTGGCGGTGGCCTGCGACACGGCCCAGCACAGTGTGTGCTGCCACGCGGACTCCGGCAGCACCTGCAGCATGAGCTGGTTCACCCCGACCGCGACGAAGAACGTCACGGTGTAGAGCAGGACGAACGAACCGATCTGCGCTTTCCCGTCGCGGCGCCCGCCGGAGAAGGTGAACTTCCGGTTCAGGAAGAACGCCGTGGTGGTGCCCACGATGAAACTGATAGCGCGAGCGACGTCGACCCACGGTGAAGTGGCCATCCCGGCCACCTGGGTCAGCAGCGTGTACGTACCCAGGTCGACCAGGGCGCAGAAGCCGCCGATCAGGGCGAAGCGAACGAGCTGCCCGAGCAGTCCGAGGGAGGACGGCTGAGCAGCTGCGATGTCGGCTTGCGGATCGGTCGCCACCACTGCATTACCTCGTTGCCTGAGTCATGGTCACCCGCGCGGGCGCTTGTGCCTTGATGCGCAAAGTGTAGAAGCGAGCACTTCAGGGTCACGTTCCGGGCGTCGTTCGGCGTGGCTACCCTGGTCGAGTGACCCCTGCACCCGAGACACAGCGTCGCACGCTCACGGGCTGGGCGCGGACGGCACCGACCACCGCCGACGTGCTGAGCACCGCAGACGTCGAAGTCATCGCGCGTGCCGTGACCCAGGCCGGCGAGCGCGGTGTCATCGCCCGCGGCCTCGGCCGGTCCTACGGCGACCCGGCGCAGAACGCGGGCGGCCTGGTCGTCGACATGACCGCGCTGGACCGGATCCACTCGATCGACCCGGACAGCGCGCTCGTCGACCTCGACGCGGGCGTGAGCCTCGACCAGCTGATGCGCGAGGCGCTGCCGTACGGCCTGTGGGTCCCCGTTCTGCCGGGCACGCGCCAGGTGACCATCGGCGGCGCGATCGCCAACGACATCCACGGCAAGAACCACCACAGCGCGGGCAGCTTCGGCAACCACGTCGTGTCGCTGGACCTCATCACCGCGGACGGCAACATCCGCACGCTGACGCCGGAGGGCCCGGACGCCGAGCTGTTCTGGGCGACCGTCGCCGGCATCGGCCTGACCGGCATCATCACCCGGGCCACGATCCGGATGAAGAAGACCGAGACGGCGTACTTCTACGTCGACGCGGACCGCACGGCGAACCTCGACGAGACGCTCGGCCTGTTCACCGACGGCTCGGACCTCGGCTACGACTACTCGATGTCGGTGCCGGACCTGATCTCCTCCGACGGCCGCCTCGGCCGGGCCACGTTCTCCCGCGGCTCGCTGGCGACGGTGGACCAGCTGCCGCCGAAGCTGCGCAGCCAGCCGCTGAAGTTCGACGCGCCGCAGCTGCTGACGCTGCCGGACGTCTTCCCCAACGGCCTCGGCAACAAGCTCACGTTCGGCCTGATCAACGAGCTGTGGCAGAAGACGGTGCCCAAGAAGGGCGCGCGCGGCAAGATCCAGAACCTGACGCAGTTCTACCACCCGCTCGACATGATCAGCGAGTGGAACCGGGCGTACGGCTCGAAGGGCTTCCTGCAGTACCAGTTCTCGGTGCCGTTCGGCACGGAAGACCAGCTCAAGGCCATCTGCCGCAAGATTTCGACGTCCGGCAACTACTCGTTCCTGAACGTCCTCAAGCGGATGGGCGAGGCGAACCCGGCGCCGATGTCGTGGCCGTCGCCGGGCTGGATGCTCAGCGTCGACTTCCCGATCAAGGACGGCCTGGGCCGCTTCTGCACCGAGCTGGACGAGGACGTGCTCGCCGCGGGCGGGCGGCTGTACACCGCGAAGGACTCGCGCACCGCGCCCGAGACGTTCGCGAAGATGTACCCGCGCCTCGAAGAGTGGCGCAAGGTGCGCGCCGCCGTTGACCCCGAAGGCGTTTTCGCCTCTGACATGAGCCGGAGGCTCGAGCTGTGATCGACGCTGTTGGCAACCCCCAGTCCCTGCTGCTGCTCGGCGGCACGTCCGACATCGCGCTGGCGATCGCCGAGAAGTACCTGGCCGAGAAGCCGCTGCGGGTCGTGCTGGCCGCGCGGCCGTCGCCGCGGCTCGACGCGGCCGCGCAGCGCCTGAAGGACAAGGGCGCCGAGATCGCAACCGTCGACTTCGACGCGAAGGACCTGGCCTCGCACCCCGGCGTGCTGGACAAGGCGTTCGAGGGCGGCGACATCGACGTCGCGGTCGTGGCGTTCGGCCTGCTCGGCGACCCCGAAGAGCTCTGGCAGGACCACGCGAAAGCGGTCGAGGCGGCGACGGTGAACTACACCGCCGCGGTGTCCGTCGGCGTCGCTCTGTCGGAGAAGCTCAAGGCCCAGGGGCACGGCACGGTGATCGCGCTGTCGTCGGTGGCCGGTGAGCGCGTCCGGCGGTCGAACTTCGTCTACGGCTCCACCAAGGCCGGTTTCGACGGCTTCTTCCTGGGTCTCGGCGAGGCGCTCGCGCCGCACGGCGTGCAGGTGACGGTCGTCCGCTCGGGTCAGGTGCGGACGAAGATGACCGACGGCCTCAAGGACGCCCCGCTGACGCAGAACGCCGACCAGGTCGCCGAGCAGGCGGTGGCGGCGGCCCGCGCGGGCAAGGACCTGATCTGGGCGCCGGCGCCGTTCCGGCTGGTGATGTCGGCCCTGCGGCACGTCCCGCGGCCGATCTTCCGCAAGCTCCCGATCTGAGTTCTCCACCCTCGGGTTGACCCGGAGATCCATCCGGGCCCGGCCCGCACGCCGATGTGCCGCGGTGGTCGTCGCAACAAACTGTCATCATGACGACTACGACGAGCGACCGCGGTGGGCTCACGATGCTGCTCCGCGACGTCGCGCTCCCGATGGCCCTGTACTACGTCCTGCGCTCCTTCGACGTCGACGCGCTCTGGGCGCTGCTGGTCAGCGCCGTGCCGCCGGTGCTGCGGACCGGGTACGTCCTGGCCCGGCACCGGCGGATCGACCCGCTGAGCGCGTTCGTGCTGGCCGTGCTGCTGATCAACGGCGCGGTGGCGGTGTTCTCCGGTGATCCCCGGCTGCTGCTGGTCCGCAGCGCCTGGATCACGCTGCCGCTCGGCGTGGCGATGCTGGGGAGCCTGCTCGTCGGCCGGCGGCCGCTCCTGTTCCGGGCGGCGTGCACCCTTCAGCCCGCTCGCGCCCGTGAGCTCGACCAGCTGTGGGGCCTCTCCCCCGCGTTCCGGCAGCGGTGGCGCACGGCAACCCTGGGGTGGGGCGCCGGGTGCGTGCTGCTGGCCTGCGCCGTCGTCGTGATGGCGTTCACGCTGCCGGTCGACGTCGTGCCGTTCCTCGAGACCGCGCTGACCGTCGGGAGCGCGGTGCTCGGCGTGAAGATCACGCGGCAGCGGATGGGCATCAACCGGACGGTGGATGCGTAAGAGCCGGCTCGACGATGGTCCCGGCCGCGTCGGTCGTCCATGCTCGGGGACATGCTCGGCACGCTGCTCTGCGACATCGCCGCCCCGGCCGGCGGCTACTACCTGCTGCGGGCGTTCGACGTGGCGCCGGTCTGGGCGCTGACGCTGAGCGGCCTGCCGCCGGCGCTGCGCGTGCTGTACCTGGCGGCGCGGCACCGGCGGGTCGACGGCATGGGTGTGTTCGTGCTGGCCATAGTGGCGATCGGGCTCGCGACGTCGCTGCTGACCGGCGACGCACGGCTGCAGCTGGTGCGCGGCGCGTGGTTCAGCGTCCTGATCGGGGTGTGGATGCTGGCGAGCCTGCGCATCGGCCGCCGCCCGACGACCTACCAGGCG
This genomic window from Amycolatopsis mongoliensis contains:
- a CDS encoding WXG100 family type VII secretion target, whose translation is MTTATSGAGIVDTYSGLVDSIKADSESEGEHVLGVAVSAAGAVVDTVGAAIDPLGAVLNAGVGWLLEHISFLREPLDALLGNPDEINANVDQLKSAAAEMHTLAQEHRDDLRSVAEWTGQAADAYRDSLSKMAEELESLGKTLDGTAAVAGISGMLVCTLRGIVFGLISSVIAELIRDALIAAASAVCTFGGSIAAFCGVASARAAATASKIAGKISKLLEGFARQGGRLAKLLEAMEKLTKGLDRFSTVGGLAMGAYQAAKPYGTQQPAEA
- a CDS encoding GtrA family protein encodes the protein MVATDPQADIAAAQPSSLGLLGQLVRFALIGGFCALVDLGTYTLLTQVAGMATSPWVDVARAISFIVGTTTAFFLNRKFTFSGGRRDGKAQIGSFVLLYTVTFFVAVGVNQLMLQVLPESAWQHTLCWAVSQATATVINFVMLKWVVFREPSTEEN
- a CDS encoding YbaB/EbfC family nucleoid-associated protein, whose product is MTPEEWLAGFETKIADVREKAEQFRVGLEAAGTTVASPDGTIRVGVAPNGSLTDLQLADAALAGKSGAKLAEEILKLARKAQRGAAVNVAAAFEPLGGDSEAMHMVTGYVPPEEPEEPPAPDAYQERRLWQHEEPETPPPPPPPPPVRRPPRPVRDDDDDFGDNTFMRRD
- a CDS encoding ESX secretion-associated protein EspG, with product MPHSFSLSLAAVDILLEQLGLGRAPTPFEVPHVGTTVEQRAMIRDAVVRDLSGRGLWSRGRLDADAELALATFARGSVVINAAAELGDRHLFARVASDGQFAVLARQEENLIVFEEVRPTGIVPAIVDLLPLTPAAPGQSVTISRPAEQPRHQRRDDAYDPFAGVSGPRSAGGGGGPQLRMIERVFQEPKKRVGQFTAQTRGGTFPPLAWFDTPSGRWLMSSRASADGQRWITYAPADNARLAQQLYAQLEGQF
- a CDS encoding glycosyltransferase; translation: MPGKTATPAPTTPAGAAAETRFTEHTPQGRLTAQRGLYAGPAPIVSKDLYAELEWGSAVRERAVITLEPASKVSGNTYFGRFPASYWQRWTTVTEVSVEAVVTGTGLLSMGASDVEGEPRVVAAEQVADVKQHKITLTSKLDKFYDGGALWLDLETEGGQTLRVEQVRWTVEAPQKIRPTAVTICTMNRADDCLKNLQALAADVSSLETLDAIYVADQGSDLVESRDGFEQVAKDLADKLHYIKQPNLGGAGGFTRGLFEVAGHTATEHANVLFMDDDVLLEPDLVIRMTAFSNRAANPIIVGGQMLNLFHPNQLHVGAEYARLNTLEPGQPVEHSLSTADLLGVDEETLKPNRQERRLDAGYNGWWSCLIPYEVVQATGYPLPFFFQWDDAEYSYRARAHGFPTVTLPGAGVWHADFHMKDWDEWHRYFNLRNSIITAALHSPFNLNLLSRVLLAQLVRYLLGMQYGLSATLIKAVEDFLEGPQVLRDGGVEAMQEIRRIRDQYPETKRHKATDVPGIASNDIGIINSAPRPSMQRLVLIKRVLDRVLGRSRFGLGAVPIDEANWWHIALFDTAVVTDANQEGVRVRSYDKAKMFDLAKRGAKVVQRLRKEGAAVQEQYKRAMPELTSRENWKRLYKL
- a CDS encoding DUF3558 family protein; translated protein: MTKLLTRVVLPLLAGGALLAGCTSTQGGTASPAQSPSATESGSPETSSSSTGGSGTQSITDPCSLLEMSDLSSYGEFLEPRKQTLGGARSCSYQQKIASASDDQKVIGVNVRDAASVDQTNDTGGGVVDRDINGRKAKEASGGSAVAGCTLALPVGDSSRVDVSVLGAHSADEACQLAEAVAKTAVEPRLPKG